The DNA window GcagtattttgaaaaaaaaagtttctcCTTTTTTTAGCTTGAAGGACTCTccttttatagaaaaaatgTGCATACTTGAAAGAATGTTATATCCTTTCTGTTGATAATGTTCGTGACTGAGAAAGTTAGACCTTTTTTTGCACTCTTCTTCCCTTCACGTAGGAACATGTAATGaaagaatttgaaataattaagttattgaGAAGGAAGAGTTGTTTACTTCCTTTATATAGAATACTACTAATCCTAGGTTTGTTATTGTTACTTGATTGCATGTTGCtgattatcaattttttattgcaTATGAACGTAATGGCATTTCTGCCCCGCTATATTCGCTGCATGACAGTATCTTTTCTGATCGTCGGCCACCTTCTTCAACTTTAAGGCATCAAAATATAACTCATTTTAAAGTGAAATACAATACAATTACCACTACTTGTCTGTCGTACAATTCATAAACTCTCAAAGGACTTGTACAACACTTTTAGATAGAAATATTAAAGAAAAGTCTTTgttcaaaattaaattgcaatgaCTAACACCAGCTACTGCCACTATTACAGGTGATAAATCATGCTTCCTTGAATATTACCTCCATGCCTGAGGGTCCAATATCCCTGgtatgaaggaaaaaaaaaattatattaacatATAGAAGTATATAGTAGATATATATAGTAAGAATAAAGTTCAGAACAGCTACTCTACTTTGCGGAACTAAGACACTTTGGTTCCAaactgtataaaatatattggattATGAGAAAGTGAGTGACACACATAAATTATGGTAAAATACTTACTGGTGGAAGTACCTCCCAAATCTTGTAAAAGAATGTGATTAAGCCTTGATCTCCAAAATTTAGATGTATTTACACTAAAACTGCATTGCacaaggaaaatatattttatttcatacaaTCCATGAATTTTAGAGATTTATGAGGAAAATGATGCATTGCAGTCGTCATACTTAATGCTAATTGACCATACTTGATGAACCTGATAAATTAACATCTGGTTtctgcagaaaataaagattgaTAGCTACATGAGAAAAGACTGGTGAAATGAAATAATAATGCattttcaaagtttattttGCGGACAGATCCTAAggtaaattatataatttctaATAACGTGTGTGCGCGCAATGAATTTTCTGTAGGTGAAATATAATAATTGGTTTATATGGAGCTCTCTTCTCTGTCATAGACACATGTTAGTTCCCTAAGCTAATCCTTAGCATTGCTTTAAGCCTTTAGATATTGTTATAACATTTTTGATAAGTTATCTTTGTTAATGTTTATGACATAATCTTTGAAGTTAGGTGGTTTCTTGCATTCATGGTTTCTgaacaataaacaaataaataatggaAAAAGAAGGGTAGGTGCTGCGTTGTTGTTTTGGACTATTGAAGTGAGCTTATTCTAAACCCTTCCTCTTCTCCGGATCCGCCGTGCTCCACCCTCCTCTTCTCCATTCTGCTGCACTCCACCCTCCGCTGCTCCAAAATCCCTCTCCCTCATATTCTGCCACTTCTCCGCATTGTAAACATAAAACTGCCTCCATCTTCTGCGCGTCACATTCTTGCTCCTTCTCCTTCATACTCTGCTCGTTCGAAGACCACCGAAGGTTAGTCAATttttcttgctttctctttttgtttttaatctgttgtttataaaaagaaaatgtgatttgattaatttagtttttaatgtgtTCAGCATGATTTAGTTAacaacaattagttaattttgtGTGTGTTTGTGAGCTCTGATCTCTTATGATGCTATGTACGTAATGTAGTTAACTAATTGCTTGGTTTTGAATTTATGATGAGACTTGAGTTTGCCATTTTGTTAAACGGGAGACTTAAATTTGTTGAATGGAAAGCTTGCTAATTACTAATTTAGTTATGCTGCTGACTGCTGATTTTGGGTGCATTTGCTAATTGTGAATTTGTTAAATGGAAAGCTTGTTAATTTTTGTGTGTTTGCTATTTAGTTCTACTTTATGTAACTTCATATCTTGCCAAATTAATCTTCCAATAGTTCTAGGTCCATGAATGACTGAATAATATCATgaaaatatatctaatatgatgagagagatttgaatgaTAACAGCAAAATATAATGATGTAATCTGAGTTATAGAACATTCATGTTTAAATTACCAAAAGTATTGCCACAAAAAACTGTCATAGATAATCATATGTAAGTTAACAAGTGACACAGTATGAGATCTGAGGGCTATGAATGTATTTTTCTCTTGTAGAAATGATAATTGGGATGTATGCTTACTAGGGAGGGGGCACTGGTATCTTAAATCAATGTTGTTAGCTTGATTTAATTGGAAATTGTAGGGTCCTGACATTTTGACAGGAGATGGGAATGATGCTGGCTACTATGCATTGTGCATATTGGAAATCTCAGCTTTGTTGGCATTTGGAACTGCTTTATATTCCTGCATTGCTCTTTGTGGTGCTTGGCTAGGCTCTAGTTAGGATATAAATAACCATTTTCTAATTGTACAGTGGACAAATATATCGTCGGAGCAGGTTGATAATGTAGTCTTATTCTAATTAGAGTATCAAgtgttgaaaagaaagaaagaaagaaagaaagtgatCAAACAAGTGACACAGAAAAATGTGgtaataatagtattaaataATATTGTGTATGTTACTTATTAATATATGTTTCATATTTTCACTTtatatgcatatttttatttatttattattttattatcaaatagtTTTTCCGGTTGAACTGGTGGAAGCAGTAAACCAGTAATTAAAATGGTTCGATGACCggtcggttttcagaaccttaaATTCCATATACTTCCACTTTCAATTGATTATTCTACTGATATTTACTTTAATCTTCTTTTGTAAGGGTCGAATTTGATTGGATCCATTCAAGTGTTGCCacagcaccaccaccaccgtCACTACCTCTGTTTCTTGCTTAATCTAAATCTTCCAATCTCAAATCTCAAACCCCAATAATTTCATCAAAGTCTCAATCTTTTCCCTTCTCCACAACAACCACACTTCTCCATTTCTTCTTTACGAGCTACGATGTCAATGTTTCTGCATCAAAGAAGCTTGCACAATGCCTTTTCGAACCCATTTGCCGCTCCACCACCTTCCTCGGCCAATTCCAAGAGACCCATCTCCATCCTCACCCCAACGACACTCTTGGTCCTCCTTTGCCTCGTCATGGTGGTGGGTGTCTTCAGCCCCTGGGTCAATATCCCCCATGGAATCTTCTCAGTTTCGAAGCCTGCTGTTTCAAAGTGGAACTCATACACATTGGACCAAGCTCTCTCCTTTGTGGGCAAAAATGGAACTGTCATAATTTGCATTGTGAGTCAGCCTTACTTGCCGTTTCTCAACAACTGGTTGATCAGTATCACAAGGCAGAACCGCCAGGATATGGTTCTTGTCATTGCTGAGGACTATGCTTCACTCTATAAGGTTAATGAGCGTTGGCCTGGTCATGCTGTTCTTATTCCACCTGTGCTTGATGCTGAATCTGCTCATAAGTTTGGATCTAAGGTTTGTATGTATGCTCTTACGTTATTAGTAACTGAAATTTAGTAGTTTTAATGTGTTTTGGAGTTTAGGCCTGAATTGAATTGGGCTTTCATTTTAGTAATATACGGATCATGATTTATTATAGTTTGCTTTACCAGTTATTAGAAATTGACTTTATTAATCGTATACTCTGTTAGTTATGTGCATGGCTCAAACATGCTTAGTGTTTGTTTGGGTGCCATTAAGgtgatagaaaaaatattttattttttattttttagcgtgtttggtaaatttctagtagtaaaagtactagaaaaaaaatcttttctgaGAAGCTACAAGTTACATTTTtcttaaaagatcttttttccttaaaaaaaaagatgtttttcacataataaataaacaaaaaagtacttttatattgttatattcaaacataattgatagataaaaagatctttttgcatgagatatccaaatataaaattacttacttttcTATAAGgttctttaaaaaaagataactcgaaaagAGATATTTTCTTAGAAGCTCATCCAAACAAACCCGTAGTTATATTTCATACCCTTATACAGGGGTGAACCTCAATTGTATTGCTTACCTTGTCCCAGTAAATTTTCATATTCTTTACCTTCTATCTATATTATCTTTTCTCTTATAAACATGTTTCTCAACGTTTGGTTACTTTAATTCTTGTTATTGTATTGGATGCATCTCGGAAATTATCACACATATATCTTGTCCTTTGTGTTACTCTTCATGCTTATGTTATGTCTGAAGTGTTATTAATTATCTTGATctatttattttctgaatgtgtTTCTGAATTTTAGAAtctgttcttgtttattttcactGTCTAGGGATTTTTCAACTTCACGGCCAGAAGGCCTAGCCATCTTCTGAAGATTTTGGAGCTCGGATATAGTGTAATGTACAATGATGTTGATATGGTCTGGTTGGGGGATCCATTGCTTCAGTTAGAAGGGAATCATGATGTGTACTTTACAGATGATATGATTCCGGTAAGTATGATGATATATGTGTATATGCTGCGGTCTAGTGCGTTTCTGTTTCATTCTTGGTATTAcagacttttttattttctttttgttaccTTGTGAGATCAGATCAAACCATTAAACCATTCTCATGCTTTACCGCCACCAGGAAAAAAGGGCCGCCCTTACATATGCAGTTGCATGATTTTCCTTCGCCCTACAGACGGAGCAAAGCTAGTCTTGAGAAGGTGGATTGAGGAACTTCAGAATCAACCATGGTCTAGAACCCAGAAATCAAATGATCAACCTGCTTTTAACTGGGCTTTGATGAAGACAGCTAAAGAGGtttgtcccttttttttctctttttattctcTTCCGGTGTGGATAACTTCTATACCTTAAATATACCAATATATGACCGAAGCTTATTTATGGCATCATGGTAGTGTACTACATGATTTATGGTCAGTTACAAGGGAGAGACCTTCAATTCAGAAAACAGGAAAATGTCAATTGTTCTGATATTTGTACTAATTGCTTGATCTCAAGTTTGTTATATAACCAGTTTATTCTTTATAACATGTAAGAGGCTGAATATGTTCTTTTTCATGATTCATTTCCATGACTACCTACAGGTGGATTTATACTTGTTGCCGCAGGCAGCTTTTCCTACAGGTGGGTTATATTTCAAGAACAAGACATGGGTTAAGGAAACTAAAGGAAAGCATGTGATCATTCACAATAACTATATAGTAGGTTTTGAGAAGAAGATAAAGCGATTTCGCGACTATGGCCTCTGGTTGGTGGATGATCATGCTGACGAATCCCCGCTTGGTAGAATATGACCCTTGGATGTCTCGAGTTTATCGTCGGATTTTGTTAGAgcatttattttcgaaaattagaacaTGGTTTCTGCCAATTCATTCATCCGCCTATCTGGTAGAGGCTTGATGAAGACATCCGAACTCTTGCTATCAACATGTGCTGCACCCATACCAGCCGCCAAACGATTCCTTGGCAGATAGTTTGTGTTTCATTTTTGTGCGGAAAAAGGTGCTTCAAAGATGCTGGATTGTATTACAAGTCCATAGAAGAGAAGGATAGAATTTATTTGGTTCTTGTAGTTGGACTACAAATGctacttaaaataatatttataagagAAATTATAGGGAATGGATTTTTAATTAACCAATATTAGCAAGTAAATGGACAAGTATATATGAAAGAGTTTAGGATAGGAAAAAAGTACACAAGATTCATATATATTGAGTTACACttgaaatgtttttttttttaatcggCAAAAATGTCTGTCGTCAGCAGATTTGTGAGGCTTatggtatatttttatatttttgtccattaaaaatgatctttttaatgtattttgatatttataaattttgatgtGTATTTTTGTCTACTTTAAAGTCTTttgtgtgtatttttatttatttattcaatattagtcaattttgttttaagatttataatttagaatttggTTGGAAGTTTGGTTTAAGTGGCATATTATATGCTTTTCAAACAACTACATCCGGTTCAAATTTTACTCGTGGAAAAAAGAACCATATAGTCTAAAATTAAGGTTTTAAGATTTATGATTTATagtctaaaattaagataaataaaataattttaaaaaaattggttaatattaactaaaaaatactttCCAGTATTATTCCAATAATTTTCATCTTCCAAAGATACAAAACTAAATTTTTAGtcgataaaaatgaaaaacaatagTTTTAAAgcccataaaaataaataacactgGCTAaatattagttgaaaaagaaaaatagttttcaagTAAGAAATACTCAAATAGACaacttaaaatttaagaatCCCATCTTATTAGACAATTGATATTTTGTTTTCCTATTCGCTACTAAATTTAATTACATGTATAAAAATGATATCATAAATCTATAAAGCCATTGTAACTCAAGTGTAGAGTTCAGTTGCTAAATCCAATATACTTTTcatatctatttttcttttggtgtACCTtgtgaaaattatgaaaaagcGAAAGAGTTGAAAGCAATTGAAAGAAGGAGGCTTCTTCCATGGTGAAAGTATCTTCAGGACTTTTAAGGTCTAGAAAACatttataattaatgaatattttaattcttggttcataaatattttaaaatgaaaaaaagcaaATTTCTGACAACTAAGTGTCTTAGTTATGATTTTTTacttttcatcatttttttctttttaataataaaaattttcattcttaaaattgactttttagtttaatttctataatattattttatgaatatttttaaacatttatatattttgtaccATAAACCTTGATTCacctatttttttcctttgtaaaaaaaattattttacaacaaaattCATTTACTTGAACTTTTTGACTTTCTTTCAAAATTGTTTATAGTGGTTGAAGCTAAGTTGAcaactcatcatcattattttccaaagaaacaaatttaatttgaagCAGAAAAAATATTCGTTCACCTCAaactttttattctttaaaaataacattttcattaaaaaatatcattaaagtctaaatataattcatattttctttgaattataaaaatattattatcctAAGGAGTAGTATTCTTCAACTATTCATATTTATATTAGTGTAATTactattattagtattataattaggagttattactattattattttaatattcactACGATTATTCTTATTCACATTTTTCCTGATAATTAtgatcattttcttttttttattacgattgtaataataatactaactattatcattatcattcaTATTGTTAGTATCCTCAGGATAAcaattgttattaattattattaagtaaaaaataattaaattaagataaataaatatatcaatctcacctacttttttttttacggtGAATCGGAtcgaattaattaattgaatttgtcAACTTAAATAATCTACaaatattttacttaaaaaaataatctacaAATAGTCCAGCTACATATAAAAAGCATTGCCTCTTTTGCAACTGAACCGTTCTCATTTTTCTCATTCCCTTTAACCCGGTTTGCAATTACATAAATTCTGGGGCCAAACatagtaaaattattttcaacggTACGGCGCTATTTCCAACCACATATTTCGAATATTTTAACCAGGTGCTTCAAGTACCAGAACCAACTTTCTCCATCATAGACAATTCCACCAATTCAAATTGAAAATTGGTGTCTATAAGCTTTAGTGCAAGCTGTTTTGATTCTTTTCTCATTGTACCGCCACACTAAATATTTTATTGTGATAGATTGTCTATAAAAGACCATGTAATATGTTAACATTGTGTGTGTTTCATGAAATAAACATGAGCATGATTATGACAagtgtttttcattctattattTCATATGAATGTTAGTGAATTtgagagataaaaaatataataatattatttatgtaaatgAATGATTTTGAAACTAATAAATTGTGGGTATAATACTTACATTCGAGCCTTGTATTAATGTGTTGCTATTTTGTTTGGAAGTATTTCTTGTGTGGTTTTAAAAGCTGACCTTCATGAAACAGATCACCCTAGAACTGTGTTCTTTAGAATTTGATGTGAGGTGATGAAGTAGTGGACGTGGTGATATAAGTTGAAAAGGACAAAGTTTTGAGATTGGTCGAAAAAGTAATGGATGAATGGAAGGAGAAGTGGTGGCCAAGTGGCCATGGAGTGATGTTGGAACATGAAAGACAGTTGCCAAGGAAGAGATGATACGGTGGGAGTGGAGGGCAGCTGAGTATATCAATGAAATAAGGAAATAAGATTATGGAgatagaaggagaagaaaatgatGGTAATCACGGGCCACTTGCTATTCTTCATATTAGTTGGGGAATATTTTGAATTAGAAAAAGGATGCATTCTCTTTCACTATTTTGGTATCTCCAAACATGGTCCTTTAATTTAAGCTCcaactctaacttttcccacTATAGAcagtgttttatttttatggaatggaatattattcaaataatttatatgCTATGCAACAATGATTCCTCTAACATTACTACTTTTACTGTCCATTTATCAGTTTAAGTGGAAGAGTCTAGTatggtaaaaatatttaatgatCTTTAAAGGATTAGGATgctttgaaaaatttaaaataaatttaagatgaaattataaatatattaatataattttttaataaataatttatttattgatataatTATCATTGCTAatgaaataaatagtaaaaaaataaaaaatattatatgatcaaattatttttataaccaAATTCaattaagtatttttattttttttatgtcttttctttcttttctattagaccaattaattttatttaaaataataaaatttatattacatcaatttaaatctatttttccatccattccaattcaaattattgtaataaataaataaataaataaataaataatttattgatatataattcttaaaatattttaaattttaaaaagatgtgtattaataaaagaaaaaatgtaaatatttcaaaaaatatctaaacaaataattactttaattaatttattaaaatttttttatattgacaaAAATTTGTCGACAAATATTTGTCAAACTATATTAaacaattacaattttttttaaataaactctttctaaaattttaatattttaaaataaacatcaaattttaatttgtaatataattaaataatttaaaaaataaaatagtatttttttattactaatatcaaaaatattatttttttcgtaatattaaaaaaatctttaatccttccaaaaaaaattaattaaaaaaatgtacgTGGTCTTTAACTAATATTGCTTAAATTATCAATTCTTTACATAATTCAATAGACCATTTTATAATTAGCACAAACTTAAAGAATTAAAGTCAAACTTTGTAAATttacaatttatatataataccaataaaaaatactaaattaaatatgCTCACCTGGTCCATTAAGaactaattttaagtttttccACCAGAGACGATTCCTTAGTTTAAACAACCGAATTTCTATATCTAAAATTAGACTCcattaaattttgaatcaaatAGGTTGAAATCAATTAACCTAAAAATATATTAGGTATTCAAAATAGGTTGAAATCAATTAACCTAAAAATATATTAGGTTAAGTGAGTTAGTTCACAACAAAACAGAAGgtccttttttaaaaaatcatcattcttttttatataaaaatatgtttgtttaagattttttcatataaaagtaatatttttctGTCTAATTTTTTAgccaaaaaattgaatttttttaacttttttttgaaataaaagataaatgaaTTAATCTCTATAATCCGTCAAAATGATCATAAACAGTTTATTTTCGGTCCACAAACAAACAATAAATGAACTAGGTAGTATAACACGCACGCGTGTTTAAACAGATCGTATTTAAACAAATTGGGCTGGCCTGTTTAATGGCGCCAAACGAAATTATTCATAGATTAAATTATTTCATCTAttgaatttgacttgactttTTGCGGTTTCATTGCATGTGTTAACAGTAAAAGTTTCTTCTGAATGCATTGTAATATCATtaagtatataaaattaaatttatttcctGCTAATGGAATGGTATAATCGGGTTGAAGCCTAGACAGAGATTCAGTAACTTATGTTTAAGAGGAGTCCGGAAGCTTAATAAATTTTGTcatttgtaattattaattaattattattaatattttttaatattataaattatatgtgagattatttatttttttattagttaaatattagtcaaattttaataaaaatattaataacttaGACTTTCTCTATGTTTAATTCGGTTCTAGTATTTACTCATACAACTTGTCAACGTGATTAAACATATATATTGAGTCCTccgaaaagaaaaagaaaaaaggaaaagaagatatCGTATCCACAAGAGACAAGAAAagttggaaaaataaataaaggagaTTGAGATAGAGAGAAAACAAATCAAATTAAGATATAAAAATTCACTTAACTTCTGCCTGTAATATAGCACAAGACAAGatacaataatatattattgaattaaGCCACCGACGAGCTCCAAAATTACCCTTTAGCCCATCTCATGCAGGTTTCGTGAGAACGAGGCAAAATACGTTCATGCTTGCTTTTAATTCTTTCATGTACCTTTTCTCCAACGCTTATAATCAAATTACTAATAACTCACATTATCCTTAATTAATtgcttttttattgttttagttgattaattaattaattcactaCTGGTAAGTGCACTTGTTCCTGAGGGAGATGGGCACGCCCATCTTCTTGGGATCCATGACCACGGTGCACTCTATCTTCTTGTAGAACTTGGGCTTCACCAACTTGCCCAAAACATAAGCCTTTGACCTCACCATCAAGGTCAGCTTCAACGGCACCGGTTCTACAGGTGCGCCGTTGATGCTGCTCAGGTCAGCTCCCCCTCCGTACAGTGGGATATGACTCCCCTTCACCACTATTTTCACTGATCTCTGGCTTTTCCTCGATTGGTAAAACTTTGGCATCTACAACAAATTagttttgattaaaaatttatatatctatCTCTATATCTAGTAGTATTAATTGATGTAGGAAACAATGTTTAGATGaacttaattaattagataCTCACATTTCCAGTGGCTAGAGTGAGCTGGGAATAACTGAGATCTAAGGGTGTTGGAGTCACATGGACTCCAAAGAATGTTGCGGTGTTGCGAAAGGTCAATTTCACCGAAGAATTCATGGTAACTAAGCTAGTTGCAACTCCTGACATATCCGCACCCGCTTGAATCACAAATTCATCAAATGTTATACTCtgccataaaaaattattcaaagtcacacttaaaattaattaagattaataCATCAATAAATTGCCCTTCACACTAAAAATAagtttaaatacaaaatatatttatacacaaatatgaCTGGTTTGGTGGCAGAGCTTTTGAAATAAGTAATTACAAAAGCACATTACTAATAAATGTCCAGATAGTTTGAGATTCATAAATGGTTGAGACAGCcgtcattttctttcttgagaattaaatttaataattagagAAAACTACAATCACATAACTTCACTTTAGATACATCAATCTTTTAAACAACTGAAAATATGAAAGAGTTAATGTGAGAAAGATGAATGAATACCTACCTTGACAGTAATGGCGGGTTTCTGGGGGCGGCTGGCTCCCCAGAGAATGAGAGAGAACACGGAGAACAGCAAGGCGAAGCCGACGACGAAGGCTGGGAAGTAGCATCGACGAGGGAGGCCATGGTGATCTGCATCGTGCAGCTCAAGAAGGCCTTCTTCTTCAATGGCGTtgaagttgttgttgttgtggtcCTTCCAGGGCCTCCACGGGCCCTTGTTCCGGTTAGTGGCGTTGCTCTTGCGGGAGCCCGAGAAGCGCGTGGAGGCCGACTCGCGGGAGTGCGGGCCCAAAGAGGAGTTGGAGTGAGAGTGGGGAGGAGAGCCCAGCGGGCTCTGCAGCGGGCTTGACTGAAACGAGTTCGTTGTTTTTTCACCATCATGCGAGGAGTCCCTGGACGGGCTCTGGACGTAATAGACAGCACGTCGAGGGGACCTCGCAGGTGAGGACTGGCTGAGGCTGCTGACCTCGGAGTCGGTCTTTGCGAGCATTGATGACATTGTTGGTGTTGGTAGTTCCAAGATGGGTGATTTGGTAGTGTATTGATCTGAATCTGAAAAAAATGAGGAGTGTCAGAGTGAGAGTGAGGAGGGAAGAGTGAGGACGAAGGCTCGTGTGGTGTGTGAATTGTCATGTTATGTTTGCTTAGAGGGGTGAATGCAGAATCTGCATAGCGTACTTGTTGGGCCAGCGGTGAttctttctatttaattaaaaaaaaaaaaacaaatttaacaaaaatggAGTTTAATTTTGTTGGACAGTCAACAACGTTTTATATACTTTAATTACATTCATTTTNNNNNNNNNNNNNNNNNNNNNNNNNNNNNNNNNNNNNNNNNNNNNNNNNNNNNNNNNNNNNNNNNNNNNNNNNNNNNNNNNNNNNNNNNNNNNNNNNNNNNatatatattaatataatttatttattgaagaTAATTTGATCTTTATAAtgactaaaattaataaaaaatactgaccttaaaatattttttattttagtgtcaCTAAAGACGGtcttattcaaaaatttaaactctAAACGAAATTAACACTCTTTATAAAATTGTTAATGTAACATATGTTTAGTTCTGTGTTGGGTTTACTTGCATCTACTTTGTTTACTGATTACGAAGCTTTCGCTCGTGGCGCGTAATTAATACAGAAGAAGATCAGATGGAGTTTGTCTCCGACACCATGGATTTCCAGTTGTTTGTATGTACtgtatctaataaaataataaaaatattatttgtattgatttttagtataatttaattaacgtgtatatttttttgaaaataatacgagtttattactttttttttctatatttgagattaaaatataaaagtattatGGGGAGTGGTACAAATAACGCCATACATAAAATAATGACTCGTGTATGGGCTATGGGCTGGCTTGACCAAATTCAATTTACATGCATTTTGTCGTTTTGTATAggatcttctttcctttctccttttatagttattatttatttttcggtGTTTTACTACTATCTAAACTTTGGCATAGGCCTTTTTCTGGTCGATTTATTAAGTGATTATTATGGGTTATTACATGTTCTGTCCGAAAAGGTAATAATGTAATATCGTTGTAAGTTGTTGTAATTTTGTTATGAATTGAATGTTTTGGCTCtttccttttatttcttttatgcaATGCAATGGCTATTTTAGTAATGAAAAACTCAATTTAATTCTGAACATTTTAAAATAGCCAAATAAAATTTCCAcctttaattagtttttaggtaAATTTCTATCTCACAAACCCGTACTATATATTGATAGTTAAATACCATTATAGTATTGCTTAGTtgatctaat is part of the Arachis duranensis cultivar V14167 chromosome 1, aradu.V14167.gnm2.J7QH, whole genome shotgun sequence genome and encodes:
- the LOC107479829 gene encoding UDP-D-xylose:L-fucose alpha-1,3-D-xylosyltransferase MGP4, with the translated sequence MSMFLHQRSLHNAFSNPFAAPPPSSANSKRPISILTPTTLLVLLCLVMVVGVFSPWVNIPHGIFSVSKPAVSKWNSYTLDQALSFVGKNGTVIICIVSQPYLPFLNNWLISITRQNRQDMVLVIAEDYASLYKVNERWPGHAVLIPPVLDAESAHKFGSKGFFNFTARRPSHLLKILELGYSVMYNDVDMVWLGDPLLQLEGNHDVYFTDDMIPIKPLNHSHALPPPGKKGRPYICSCMIFLRPTDGAKLVLRRWIEELQNQPWSRTQKSNDQPAFNWALMKTAKEVDLYLLPQAAFPTGGLYFKNKTWVKETKGKHVIIHNNYIVGFEKKIKRFRDYGLWLVDDHADESPLGRI
- the LOC107480340 gene encoding uncharacterized protein LOC107480340, with product MSSMLAKTDSEVSSLSQSSPARSPRRAVYYVQSPSRDSSHDGEKTTNSFQSSPLQSPLGSPPHSHSNSSLGPHSRESASTRFSGSRKSNATNRNKGPWRPWKDHNNNNFNAIEEEGLLELHDADHHGLPRRCYFPAFVVGFALLFSVFSLILWGASRPQKPAITVKSITFDEFVIQAGADMSGVATSLVTMNSSVKLTFRNTATFFGVHVTPTPLDLSYSQLTLATGNMPKFYQSRKSQRSVKIVVKGSHIPLYGGGADLSSINGAPVEPVPLKLTLMVRSKAYVLGKLVKPKFYKKIECTVVMDPKKMGVPISLRNKCTYQ